From the genome of Streptomyces sp. V1I1, one region includes:
- a CDS encoding MBL fold metallo-hydrolase, with protein sequence MDFIEVLPQLHMFRFPVGQAYLWRDGDELTLIDAGNVHAAADIEKAIRSAGHSPRSIRRIVLTHCHRDHVGAAEELADRYGAEVLAHRLDAPVVRGERPVPEPVLLDWEVPLYEHGLTVPPAPPTRVDHELEDGDEIGFGDGAVVVHAPGHTDGSIGIHLPRHGVLFTGDCVAAVGQVMLGVFNVDRARAEVSMRRLASLAPSTVCFGHGDPLTEDAAAVLRASADKDPSL encoded by the coding sequence ATGGACTTCATCGAGGTACTGCCTCAACTGCACATGTTCCGATTCCCTGTCGGCCAGGCCTACCTGTGGCGCGACGGCGACGAGCTGACCCTGATCGACGCGGGGAATGTGCACGCCGCTGCGGACATCGAGAAGGCGATACGGAGCGCGGGCCATAGCCCCCGCTCCATCCGCCGCATCGTGCTCACCCACTGCCACCGGGACCATGTGGGCGCGGCCGAGGAGCTGGCGGACCGGTACGGCGCCGAGGTGCTGGCCCACCGCCTCGACGCCCCCGTCGTCCGCGGCGAGCGGCCCGTCCCCGAGCCGGTCCTGCTCGACTGGGAGGTTCCGCTGTACGAGCACGGGCTCACGGTGCCGCCCGCCCCGCCCACCCGCGTCGACCACGAGCTCGAGGACGGCGACGAGATCGGCTTCGGCGACGGGGCCGTGGTGGTCCATGCCCCCGGCCACACCGACGGCTCCATCGGCATCCATCTCCCCCGCCACGGCGTGCTGTTCACGGGCGACTGCGTCGCGGCCGTGGGTCAGGTGATGCTGGGCGTCTTCAATGTGGACCGCGCGCGGGCCGAGGTGTCGATGCGCCGCCTTGCCTCGCTCGCGCCGTCCACCGTCTGCTTCGGTCACGGCGATCCCCTCACCGAGGATGCCGCGGCGGTGCTGCGCGCCTCAGCCGACAAGGACCCCAGCCTCTAG
- a CDS encoding dipeptidase, with protein MTANPIAETIASLMPRAKAELTELVAFQSVADEAVAPRSECEAAANWVAGALRSEGFQDVALLDTPDGSQSVYGLLPGPEGAPTVLLYAHYDVQPKLDESAWVTPPFELTERDGRWYGRGAADCKGGFIMHLLALRALKTNGGIPVTVKVIVEGSEEQGTGGLEQYAEAHPELLTADAIVIGDTGNFRVGLPTVTATLRGMTMIRVQIDTLEGNLHSGQFGGAAPDALAALIRVLDSLRAEDGSTVIDGLPAQAQWEGLQYPEGEFRKDAKVLDGVGLTGNGTVADRIWARPAVTVIGIDCHPVAGATPSIPASARAQISLRVPPGQDAAEATELLFAHIEKHTPWNARVSMEQVGQGQAFQADVTSPAYTSMAEAMRVAYPEEEMQASGMGGSIPLCNTLAALYPDAEILLIGLSEPEAQIHAVNESVSPEELERLSVAEALFLVNYSESKKA; from the coding sequence ATGACCGCGAATCCGATCGCCGAGACCATCGCCTCACTGATGCCCCGCGCCAAGGCGGAGCTGACCGAGCTGGTGGCCTTCCAATCGGTGGCGGACGAGGCCGTGGCGCCGCGGAGTGAGTGCGAGGCCGCCGCGAACTGGGTGGCCGGTGCGCTGCGCTCCGAGGGATTCCAGGACGTCGCGCTGCTCGACACCCCCGACGGTTCGCAGTCGGTGTACGGGCTGCTGCCCGGCCCTGAGGGTGCGCCGACGGTGCTGCTGTACGCGCACTACGACGTGCAGCCGAAGCTGGACGAGTCCGCGTGGGTGACCCCGCCGTTCGAGCTGACCGAGCGGGACGGCCGCTGGTACGGGCGTGGTGCCGCCGACTGCAAGGGCGGCTTCATCATGCATCTGCTCGCGCTGCGCGCCCTCAAGACGAACGGCGGCATACCGGTCACCGTGAAGGTGATCGTGGAGGGCTCGGAGGAGCAGGGCACGGGCGGTCTGGAGCAGTACGCCGAGGCGCACCCGGAGCTGCTGACGGCCGATGCCATCGTGATCGGCGACACCGGGAACTTCCGGGTGGGTCTGCCCACTGTGACGGCGACGCTGCGCGGCATGACGATGATCCGCGTCCAGATCGACACCCTTGAGGGCAATCTGCACTCGGGCCAGTTCGGTGGCGCCGCGCCCGACGCGCTGGCCGCGCTCATCCGCGTACTGGACTCGCTTCGTGCAGAGGACGGCTCGACGGTGATCGACGGACTGCCGGCGCAGGCGCAGTGGGAGGGACTGCAGTACCCCGAGGGCGAGTTCCGCAAGGACGCCAAGGTTCTCGACGGTGTCGGCCTGACCGGCAACGGCACGGTCGCCGACCGTATCTGGGCGCGTCCCGCCGTCACCGTGATCGGCATCGACTGCCACCCGGTGGCCGGCGCGACCCCCTCCATCCCGGCGAGCGCCCGGGCGCAGATCAGCCTGCGGGTGCCGCCCGGCCAGGACGCCGCCGAGGCGACCGAGCTGCTGTTCGCGCACATCGAGAAGCACACGCCGTGGAACGCCCGGGTGTCGATGGAGCAGGTGGGTCAGGGCCAGGCGTTCCAGGCGGACGTCACCAGCCCCGCCTACACCTCGATGGCCGAGGCGATGCGCGTCGCCTACCCGGAAGAGGAGATGCAGGCCTCCGGCATGGGCGGCTCGATTCCGCTCTGCAATACGCTCGCCGCGCTCTACCCCGACGCGGAGATCCTGCTTATCGGCCTGAGCGAGCCGGAGGCACAGATCCACGCGGTGAACGAGTCCGTCTCGCCCGAGGAGCTGGAGCGGCTCTCCGTCGCGGAGGCGCTCTTCCTGGTCAACTACTCCGAGTCCAAGAAGGCTTGA